TAAGTCAAAGTTCGTTGTGTGTGGAGCGGCACATATCACGCATTTATCATAATTAGGTACCGTAACGTTTGTCTTCCACCCTAACAGGCGGTAATAGATAAAGCTATAAATTGCTTTCTTCATTCTTTTTTTAGTTCAATTTTCCTATAGCTTCAATAATCTCGTTTACCTTTGCATTAAAGTCTGCACGGAATTTCTTATAAAAACCTTTCACATTGCCCGGTTCCGTATGGCTGATACGGGTTACAAATTCATCCTGCATCTTCAGTACTTCAGCCATCAACTCATCAGCTTTAGCCTTGTCAGTTCCAGGGATAAACATGGTGTTGATTAAACACTCGGTGAATAATTCTCCTGCGATATAGTTTACGTTCTTTTTGAGTTCTCTTCTACTTGCCATAATCTTTATATTTAATGGTGAATAATAAAAATACTTGCGGTAAAGATAGGCACTTTCTTTGATTCAGGCGAATAAATAATCGAAAAAAACATTATTCAAGCCTGCATCTTCTTGCTGTATCCCTAATTTGATAGGAGATAGCGGGTGAAGGACAACCCTTTTTTAATTCTAATACATAACTGCTTTAATATATAAATCTAATTTAGATTAACTCTATTGATGGGCTATATTATACGGACTAATAATAAGTTCATGAAACCGCTTTCAGCCTTCAGTTTCTTTCAAAATGCTCCATTTCATCGAACGATTTGGCTGAAACCGCCTTTAAAATGAAAAGGATAGCTTTCAGCCTGTTTTTTAGAGCCTTTGTTTACTCCAAACAGAGGGTCTGTTCGACTGAAACAGAGCCTCTGTTTTACACAAATAGAGCCTCTGTTTTCTTTTTGTTTCCATATACACTCTTCGGCTATATTACGCCCGGGCATTAGCGAATGCCAGTCCACGTGTGGGCAGCCTTTTGCCGGCTGCTTAGTAAAGTTCTGCCTACGTGTTAGCAAAGCTTTGCCGGCACATGAGTGAGTACGTGCCTACAAAAAAGATGGCTGAAGGCGAAATGACTCCCTTTCAGGGTGTGCTTTCAGCCGAATCGCCTTCTATTAAGTCGTTTCAACGCTCAAACCAGACCTGAAAGCGACTTTTGTATTATATATTCGGAGGGGTAAAAACAGGTACTTGAATAGGAAAAAACATATAGGAGACTTGTTGGTGACAAGTACTGCATTTAGCCAAATGATATAGGAGAGTTGCGAAAGACAAGTACAAGGTATTTATCGCTGTAGTACTGAGAATTCTTTTACTTTTTTATTTTTATAGCCGTTAAAATCATAAAGTGGCTTATTTTTGTTCTTTCTCTTATAATGTATAATATAAAATAATTTGAGATGCAAAAGATGAGCAAAAATGGATTTAGACGATGTGCGGAGATGTACATCGAGTGTTTAAAGAAAGAAGGACGCTATTCTACGGCGCATGTCTACAAGAATGCACTGTTATCGTTCACTACGTTTTGCGGTACACTGAATGTATCGTTCAGCCAAATAACCCGGGAGCGTTTACGTTGCTACGGGCAGTATCTTTATGAATGTGGCTTGAAGCCTAATACGGTTTCTACGTATATGCGCATGCTTCGCAGCATTTATAATAAGGGTGTGGAATCGGGAAGTGCGCCTTATGTGCACCGGTTGTTTCGTGAAGTCTATACTGGAGTAGATATTCGGCAAAAGAAAGCCTTACCCGTTGCCGAGCTACACAGGCTTTTGTATGAGGATCCCAAATCAGAACGTTTACGGCATACACAAGTTGTCGCTGCTTTGATGTTTCAGTTTTGTGGAATGTCATTTGCTGATTTGGCTCATTTGGAAAAATCTTCTTTAGACAGGAATGTGCTACGGTATAATCGTATCAAGACCAAAACTCCTATGAGTGTGGAAGTGCTCGATACTGCGAAAGAGATGATTAATCAACTTCGAAATAATCATGTGGCGCTTTCCGGCTGTCCCGATTATCTATTTGATATTCTGTCCGGCGACAAGAAACGGAAAGATGAAAGGACCTATCGGGAATATCAGTCTGCACTTCGAAAGTTTAATAACCGCTTGAAGGATTTGGCAAGGGCGCTTCATCTGAACTCTCCCGTGTCCTCTTATACATTTCGTCACTCTTGGGCAACAACTGCCAAATATCGCGGAGTGCCTATTGAAATGATAAGTGAATCGTTAGGTCATAAATCTATAAAAACAACACAAATCTATCTGAAAGGCTTCAATTTGCAAGAACGTACAGAAATAAACAAAATGAATTTATCTTACGTCAAAAATTGCTATGTAGGTAGATGGTAAAAATGTAAAGTGTTAGTAACCAATGATAAAATATGTCTGTTACTTCTTAGGTAACAGAAATTAATCTGGCGCAAAGATAGATAAAAAAAGAAATAGCAAACAAATATTCTTCCATTTTTTTTCGTTTTATCTGAAACATAGGGCAAAAAAATATATGAACATGAAATAAACTAATCTTCATGCCCTGCCATTCCTTAGCTTTAAATTTAAAAGAATCTCTGCCTTCACTAAGGTCTGAAAACCTTTTCCTCTACATTTGTCGATGTTTTTCTTTATTTTCATTCCGGTTGGTTTCGATTGTGTGTATTCTGTTACCTAAGAAGTAACAGAAAATAGAATAGTAAAAATAGTAGATTAATCGGTTATCTGGTAAATCTCTATTGGGGAACAACATACAAATAACAATGGAACAAACTAAAGCGGTTTTCAAAGATAAGCCTCTTATCTTATTAAAAGGCATTATTCTACTTCTGATTTTCATTCTGACGACCAGTTTGGCTCGTGCACAATATTCCTTGGGAACAACGGGACAATTGATGATACCCACTGCCGAGATGCAGGAAACCGGTACATTTATGGGAGGAGCAAACTTTCTTCCCGAACAGGTAACTCCTTCCGTTTTCAGCTTTCCCACTATGAATTACTTCGTGGATATGACCTTGTTCTCTTTTATAGAATTTACTTATCGGATGACATTACTCAAAATGACAACTGCTACGGGGAGAACAGGTTATCACAATCAAGACCGCTCCAATACTATCCGTATCCGCCCGATAAAGGAAAGCCGTTACATTCCGGCTGTTGTGGTAGGCGCGGATGATCTTCTGACTGAAGGAGCAACTCCGTATTGGGGAGCTTATTACGGTGTACTTACTAAAACAATCAGATTTCGTTCGGGACATCAACTGGCGGTTACGGCAGGTTGGTATTTTCATCAAGGCGACAAGCCTGTATATAATGAAGGGCCTTTCGGAGGAATTCGTTATACTCCCTCTTTTTGCAGGGAACTGAAATTCATGGCGGAATATGATACGCATGGTTGGAACATCGGTGCCACTATGCGCTTTTGGAAACATTTGTCCGTCAATGTGTTTACCCGCGAATTTACAT
The DNA window shown above is from Bacteroides faecium and carries:
- a CDS encoding tyrosine-type DNA invertase cluster 3b, translated to MQKMSKNGFRRCAEMYIECLKKEGRYSTAHVYKNALLSFTTFCGTLNVSFSQITRERLRCYGQYLYECGLKPNTVSTYMRMLRSIYNKGVESGSAPYVHRLFREVYTGVDIRQKKALPVAELHRLLYEDPKSERLRHTQVVAALMFQFCGMSFADLAHLEKSSLDRNVLRYNRIKTKTPMSVEVLDTAKEMINQLRNNHVALSGCPDYLFDILSGDKKRKDERTYREYQSALRKFNNRLKDLARALHLNSPVSSYTFRHSWATTAKYRGVPIEMISESLGHKSIKTTQIYLKGFNLQERTEINKMNLSYVKNCYVGRW
- a CDS encoding YjbH domain-containing protein; translated protein: MEQTKAVFKDKPLILLKGIILLLIFILTTSLARAQYSLGTTGQLMIPTAEMQETGTFMGGANFLPEQVTPSVFSFPTMNYFVDMTLFSFIEFTYRMTLLKMTTATGRTGYHNQDRSNTIRIRPIKESRYIPAVVVGADDLLTEGATPYWGAYYGVLTKTIRFRSGHQLAVTAGWYFHQGDKPVYNEGPFGGIRYTPSFCRELKFMAEYDTHGWNIGATMRFWKHLSVNVFTREFTCVSAGLRYECTLIH